The window CAGGAGGCGCAACAGTCTTTGCAGGCCGGGCAGGCGCACCTGAAGCATCTGCAGCAGGCGCTGCAGCAGGCGGATGTCAGCATTGCCAAAGCGCAAAGCGCCTCTCAGGCCTTTGCCGTGCAGCGGCGCCAGCTGCATGATCAGCTGATGCAGGCCGACGCGCAGCTGGAAGAAGACGCGATGCAGAAAGACGATTTGGAAATTGACCTGCATGCCTTGAACATGAAGCTGGAACAGGCGCTGCCGAACTATAAAACCCTGCAGTTTCAGCTAGAGGAGCTGACCGGGCAGTGGGAAGATGGGCAGCAAAAGCTGCAGCAGGGGCAGCAGGAGCTGGAGATGATCCGCCGGCAGGCGCTGCAGGCCAGTCAGCAGATTGAGCTGCTGGAGAAAGACCGCGCGTTTTTAAAGGCGCAGCAGCAGCAGATTATGGCGCAAATCGAGCAGGCGGGGAAATTTGCCGACCCGGCGCAGCTGGAACTGCCGAGCCTGCAGTCGCAGCATGCGCAGCAGTCGGAAATTACTGAAAAGCTGCAAAAGCAATGGACTGAATGGCAGCAGGAGCTGAACAGCGTGCAGACCCGGCAGCGCGAGCTGACCGACAGCCGCCACAGCCAGCAGCAGCGGGACGAAAAGCTGCGGACTGAGCTGGAAGAAAAGCGCCTGGCATGGCAGGCTGCCAAGTCAGACCTGCAGCATTACACTGAACAGCTGAAAGAAATGAACAGCGAAATGCTGACCGGGCTGCAGATTGACGTTGCAGCCCATCAGCAGAAACTGGAAAAAGCCCAGCAGCAGTTTGATAAACTGGGCGCGGTCAATCTGGCCGCTTCGGAAGAATATGAAGAAGTTTCGAAGCGCCATGCAGAGCTGAGCCATCAGATTGCAGACTTGGAAAAAACGGTAGACCAGCTGCAGTCCGCAATGAAAAGCATTGATCAGGAAACCCGCAGGCTGTTTATGGCGACCTTTGATCAGGTTAATGCCGAGCTGCAGCAGCTGTTTCCGAAGGTATTTAACGGCGGCGAAGCCAGCCTGAGCCTTGAAGACGGCTGGCAATCGGGAGTAAAGCTGATGGCGCGCCCGCCGGGCAAGCGCAACAGTTCTCTGGCGCTGCTGTCCGGCGGTGAAAAGGCCCTGACGGCTTTGGCTTTGGTGTTTGCGATTTTCAGATTGAACCCGGCGCCTTTCTGCGTGCTGGATGAAGTAGATGCGCCTCTGGACGATGCAAATGTGGGGCGTTTCTGTAATTTAGTAAAAGAGCTTTCTGAACAGGTTCAATTCATTTACATTACACATAACAAACTGGCGATGACCATGGCGACTGACCTGCTCGGTGTGACCATGCCGGAACCGGGAACCTCAAAATTAGTGACTGTGAATTTAGAACAGGCAAAAGAATACGGCTTAGCTGCGGAGTCATAACATGGAAATCACTACAATCGTCGGGATTGCTGCTGCGGTCATTTTGATCTTGGCGGGCTTGAAGCTGCTGCTGAAAAAGCCGGCAGATGCGGCGCCTTCGCTGGATACCGACCTGCATATCGACCCGGACAGCCAGCAGCCGGTTATTCCGCGCCATGTGCGCAGCCAGCTGAATGCGCCGGAACAGCCGGATCAGCGGACTGAGCCTGCTTTAGCGCAGCCGGCGGACTCAGCGGCGGAAGCCGCAGCGCCTGCTGATCAAGTTGAAGCAGTTGCCGCAGCAGAAGATGCGCCTGAAGCGCCAAAAACCGCGGAACAGCCGGCGGCGCAGGCCGAAGCCCCAGTCGCTGCAGCCTCAGCCGCAGAAAAGCCGGCCGGCGCGGCTGCGGAAAAAGCCGCTCAGGAACTCAGCCTGAATCAGATTGAAAAAGCTGAAATCAGCGAATTTGAAGATGAAAGCAATATTTTAGATGCGCATCTGTATGAGCAGAAGCTGGTGGATGATGAAAGCGCATTGGCTACGGCGGAAACCTATATTGCATTGAATGTCTACCCGGACAGCCGTGCGCTTTCCGGCGAAAAAGCCCTGAAAGTGCTGATGAAATACGGCCTGCGCTTTGGCGAAATGGCCTGCTTCCACCGCTACAGCGAAGACGGCAGCAAGC is drawn from Acinetobacter sp. WCHAc010034 and contains these coding sequences:
- a CDS encoding cell division protein ZipA C-terminal FtsZ-binding domain-containing protein, with product MEITTIVGIAAAVILILAGLKLLLKKPADAAPSLDTDLHIDPDSQQPVIPRHVRSQLNAPEQPDQRTEPALAQPADSAAEAAAPADQVEAVAAAEDAPEAPKTAEQPAAQAEAPVAAASAAEKPAGAAAEKAAQELSLNQIEKAEISEFEDESNILDAHLYEQKLVDDESALATAETYIALNVYPDSRALSGEKALKVLMKYGLRFGEMACFHRYSEDGSKLLFSVLQISNDGAAAGFDLETLSTEQVKGLAFFLALPHSDVQIAFDTMDSISRLIAREIEGTVYDQNNQEFTPQLREHWRHQAIDYRAGQAAEA